The proteins below are encoded in one region of Candidatus Cloacimonadaceae bacterium:
- a CDS encoding transcriptional regulator codes for MKHKAPGSGMIIQHANNDKELAMFNLNCVGIARELNGLDAFIHAPARLMLINLLFGAPALESTELLKLTGLTWGNLATHLSKLEEAGYVMISKSYKGKKPNTVIRITDSGRGAYLKWSAIILKAIPSKLLEAYKAGLDQYWEYIPALETDTECVSIPKQELFFLPKCHQWGMELHPIDRINQLA; via the coding sequence TTGAAACACAAAGCACCCGGCAGTGGAATGATCATCCAGCATGCTAATAACGACAAGGAGCTTGCCATGTTTAATCTAAACTGTGTCGGCATCGCGCGCGAGCTTAACGGATTGGACGCTTTCATCCACGCGCCGGCGCGCCTGATGCTGATCAATCTGTTGTTCGGAGCGCCGGCTTTGGAATCCACCGAGCTGTTGAAATTGACCGGTCTTACCTGGGGAAATCTGGCGACCCATCTTTCCAAGCTGGAGGAAGCCGGCTACGTGATGATCAGCAAATCCTACAAAGGCAAGAAGCCCAATACCGTAATCCGCATCACGGATAGCGGCAGAGGTGCCTATCTGAAATGGAGCGCCATCATCCTCAAAGCCATTCCGTCAAAACTGCTGGAAGCATATAAAGCCGGGCTTGATCAGTACTGGGAATATATTCCGGCTCTTGAAACCGACACAGAGTGTGTTTCCATCCCCAAACAGGAGCTCTTTTTCCTGCCAAAATGTCATCAATGGGGCATGGAATTGCATCCTATCGACAGAATCAATCAGTTAGCATAA